A part of Halictus rubicundus isolate RS-2024b chromosome 4, iyHalRubi1_principal, whole genome shotgun sequence genomic DNA contains:
- the Crm gene encoding cramped chromatin regulator produces the protein MESNAKNDECEAPGTSNATKKEESATTQPVQSCTDAKVAIDTKNTQVRVVRGTKKMKLDLGDNNTEKKDTKDEETNAEVKVRSLKRSCELWSMEDKNTFFKALNEYGKDFDALQSYFLCQGKKKGLPDVMIKNKEQIRHFYYRTWLKISKHLKFAEDVKKTSQELYGLINYGELRRKLPRIHEKVHLKLNELVYWGSTQVRLRGKTMRVKTPICRALRKLNQLEDWQEEIKLPPRITIELRPRNNMAWWQVQASSMNPRVRTLLPIQRRLSTLLIFLQQRWRPAKYNTSSNIESTITNEMKDTRLLRVAPPEGCKITLPVVNLGEYLTSNSVSLNSYEKRLGLKSSRMDMLGSVQYLKGVGKKGIKKNKVDKKSANQSEDNCMLPDNNSDVDMIESGSNVSEKASIINITEKPSVEQQQTAPNRFPGRETIERIRKGWNVEEANTITVGDLFLMFGRESKIILEYWWDWHQREHTGESSSCTLQDENLCLTFQKLLSIAKHTYGTSKVYDNTSASNETVISSRMLSTKESTFRRPLIPQTYHKIGTPDAFKTQLDKFKTRFSKRGRTVRQKSLVVQRVLPIISTPSTTPEEVTLNSQGTSKVNDSAPSNNEQQNDKPPSIHISVTLEKNFLDDLEVPRDSKVANSIITSATQILKEGEHQWLNSEVADFSLSSFLGQLESPMKISQRSQNSDHVEDIRPSSDVVSHMQCLMGENSVDYMAKFANLASQMASDDNKK, from the exons ATGGAGAGCAACGCGAAAAACGATGAGTGCGAGGCTCCAGGGACCAGCAATGCGACCAAGAAAGAAGAAAGTGCAACAACACAGCCTGTACAAAGTTGCACTGATGCTAAGGTGGCCATAGATACCAAGAACACTCAAGTTCGTGTTGTCAGGGGTactaaaaaaatgaagttggaTCTTGGTGACAACAATACAGAGAAAAAAG ACACCAAGGATGAAGAAACTAACGCAGAAGTCAAAGTGAGATCATTGAAAAGATCCTGCGAATTGTGGTCTATGGAGGATAAGAATACTTTCTTCAAAGCTTTAAATGAGTATGGAAAAGACTTTGACGCACTTCAAAGTTATTTCTTGTGTCAGGGAAAGAAAAAGGGTCTGCCAGATGTTATGATAAAGAATAAAGAACAAATTAgacatttttattatagaacatggctgaaaatttcaaaacacTTGAAATTTGCAGAAg ATGTAAAGAAGACTTCGCAGGAATTGTACGGTCTAATTAATTACGGCGAGCTTAGAAGAAAATTACCTAGGATACATGAAAAAGTACACTTGAAACTAAATGAATTAGTTTATTGGGGCTCAACGCAAGTTAGGCTTAGAGGAAAAACAATGAGAGTAAAGACTCCTATATGTAGGGCATTAAGGAAATTAAACCAGTTAGAAG ATTGGCAAGAGGAAATTAAATTGCCACCTCGAATAACAATTGAACTAAGACCCCGCAACAATATGGCTTGGTGGCAGGTGCAAGCATCGTCCATGAACCCCAGAGTTCGAACTTTGTTACCTATACAGAGACGGTTATCCACGttgttaatatttttgcaaCAAAGATGGAGGCCTGCAAAATACAATACA TCCTCTAACATAGAAAGCACTATCACGAACGAAATGAAAGATACCAGATTGTTGCGAGTGGCACCACCAGAAGGTTGTAAGATCACTTTACCAGTGGTAAATCTCGGTGAATATCTCACCAGTAACAGTGTTAGTTTAAATTCTTACGAAAAACGCCTGGGATTGAAAAGTTCCAGGATGGACATGTTAGGATCGGTACAATATTTGAAAGGTGTCGGGAAGAAGGGAATCAAGAAGAACAAGGTAGACAAAAAATCGGCGAATCAATCGGAAGACAATTGCATGCTGCCAGATAACAACAGCGacgtggatatgatagaatctGGTAGCAACGTTTCAGAGAAAGCGTCGATAATTAATATTACAGAAAAACCGTCTGTAGAACAACAACAAACTGCACCGAATAGATTCCCAGGGagagaaacaattgaaagaatTCGAAAGGGATGGAACGTTGAAGAGGCAAATACTATTACCGTGGGAGATCTCTTTCTAATG TTTGGTCGTGAGTCGAAAATTATTTTGGAATATTGGTGGGATTGGCACCAGCGAGAACACACTGGAGAGTCTTCGTCTTGTACTTTGCAAGATGAGAATTTGTGTTTGACTTTCCAGAAATTATTGTCAATAGCAAAGCATACTTATGGGACAAGCAAA GTGTATGACAATACTTCTGCAAGCAACGAAACCGTAATTTCATCTCGTATGCTTTCAACGAAAGAGTCGACATTTAGGAGACCACTCATTCCACAAACTTATCATAAAATTGGCACTCCTGATGCTTTTAAGACACAATTAGAT aAATTCAAGACGCGCTTCAGTAAAAGAGGGAGAACAGTAAGGCAAAAGAGTCTTGTTGTGCAAAGGGTGCTGCCAATAATATCTACACCAAGTACTACGCCAGAAGAAGTTACCCTTAATTCCCAAGGGACGAGTAAAGTAAATGATTCCGCTCCAAGTAATAACGAGCAACAAAATGATAAACCGCCGTCCATACACATAAGCGTAACGCTGGAGAAAAACTTCTTGGATGATCTCGAAGTTCCAAGGGATTCGAAAGTGGCGAACTCGATTATCACAAGTGCCACGCAAATTCTTAAAGAGGGAGAGCACCAGTGGTTGAACAGCGAA gTGGCAGATTTTTCGTTAAGCAGTTTCTTGGGGCAACTTGAATCTCCTATGAAGATCTCGCAGAGAAGTCAAAATAGCGATCACGTCGAAGACATTCGGCCATCTTCTGAt GTTGTCTCACATATGCAGTGTCTCATGGGCGAAAACAGTGTAGATTATATGGCGAAGTTCGCGAACCTCGCGTCTCAAATGGCGTCGGAcgataataagaaataa